In Zunongwangia sp. HGR-M22, the sequence ATATACCTTATAATATAGTAGCTTAAATATACAAACTATGTACTGCCAAAAATCGATTTTGTATTTTATTTAAAAGTTATTTTGTTGATTTAAAGTTATTTATTGGTTTGTGGTTTGTTTTAAAACACTCTTGAGTGTCGATTGATGCAGCACGTAATTAACTTTAAAAGGTATCCTGGTAATGTTTCAATTGCTAGATTTGATAAGTGTAACGGTTCTGATTGTTATTTATAAAAACGTCGTCTTAACGAAAAAAGGGATTAGAAGTTAAACTTTTAATCCCTTTTCTCGACTTTAAAACTTACTAGAACACATCCCACAATCTTTATAAAGAAGCAGGATAATCAAAAAACAAATAACTGCCAGAACGATTAATATGATTTCCAGCATCACTTAAAATTTATTGGCATCGCAAGATATTGGAATATCCTCAGGCTCATTTATGGAACAAATCTGTTAAACTTAAGCTTGCCTATTGTTATTCTTATTGCTGAAGTTGCGCCACAACTTCTTGCCATTCCTTAATTTCGGGAATCCCCGGTTTTCTTTTTCCGAAGAACTGAACGATTAATTCCTCATTCTCATCAAAACATTCTATAGAAGTAACGATGCCATCATCGGTAGGTTTTCTTACTACCCAGCAATTTTTAATTTGCTCCATATTTAGGTGAAGATTAAAATCTGGATCCATAATATTAAACCATTGTTGGTGCCACAGTGTTTTTTTGATCTCACCAGTATGGATCTGTATATTCCCGCGATTTCCAACAAAAACCATAATGGGTACTTCTTGTTTCGCGACATTTTCTAACATACTCACAATTTTTTCCTTATCGATGGTGTCTGCGTAATAGGCGCTAGGTGCTAATCGTAAGGCTTGGTTACGGCTAATGTTGTGCTTTTTAAGCAACCCGAAAAAGTGATGCGTATCGTTTAGTGTTTCCCAGGATCTCTGAAAATCGGCAAGAGCTACTTCATCATCGCTTTTATAATTTTTTTCTTCTGAAAAAACCTTCGTTTTTAATTCTGCCGATTGTACTTCAGCTTTATATTTTTCAACCAAAGCATAGTATGCAGCGACATCACTTTTTGGTGTTAGGTAGATTTTATGGATAGCCATACCATCTTCAGCAAAAAACTGAAGGCTAAGACGTTCTTTTCCGCGAGCCATCTCAGTAACAGCAAAAGCAAAAGCCCAGTGCATAAAGAAAATTCTTAGGTCGATATCTTCCCCCACAAATAGACCAACTGGAGATTTGCTTATCGATGGGTTTAAATAAGTTCCTTTTCTTTCGTGCACACAACTTTCGTTGCGGGTTAGCGCCATTACTTTTCCTAAAGATTCGATTTCCTGTAATATTTCTTTAGGTTTATTGGCTAACCGAGTAACACCATTATCGATTTTTGTGGCAAGCAATTCGGCTTCACTTACATTGAGTGCCTGCGCAGCATTTCGTATTCTTAGTTGAGGTTGCTCTTCTTTAAGAGTTTCCCATTGTTGTTTTAAGCTTGTTGTACTCATGGGTTAATATTTTGAATTATTGAGGTTGATTTTTCTTCACCAAACACGATCATAGGTGTTTGTGCAAGAGGATGAGACATTACTTTGCAGGGGAAATCGTAAACATTACAAATGGTTTGGGAGGTAAGCACTTGGTGGGGGGTACCATATTTTACCGTTTTCCCGTCTTTAAGCAAGAGAATGCGATCTGCAAATTGCGCTGCCAAATTAAGGTCGTGCATTACGATCGCAGCCATATTTCCTTTTTTTACAAAACCTCGTACTGCTTCTAAAACTTTATGCTGGTAATAAATATCAAGGTTGTTAAGTGGTTCGTCCAGTAGTAATAATTTTTCCTGAAATTCGTTGTTTAGCTGTGCAAATACACGAGAGAGGTGCACCCTTTGTTTTTCCCCGCCTGAAAGCTGGTTATACAAACGATTCTTAAAATGACTCATCTCGGTAAGTTCTAAACTTTCTGAAACTACTTTAAGATCGTAAATTCCCGGCCTGCTGGTAAAATAAGGATAGCGTCCCATCATTACGACCTCGCTTACCGGTAGCGGAATATCCTGTTGATGATGTTGGCTAAATTTAGCTCTTGTTTTTGCAAGATTGCCTGTGGCCCAATTTTTAATAGATTTTTGCTGAAAATGGATTTCTCCCGAATAGTTGATTTCTTCGGTTAAGGCCTTAAGCAATGTGCTTTTTCCGGCACCATTAGGACCAATAATCACAAAAAGTTCGCCTGCTTTTATGCTGAAGTTTATATCCTGAAGTAGCTTCCTATTCTTGATACTGATGTTTAGTTGGTGTACTTCTAGCATTACAGGGCTTTTTTAAATTGAAGTAGAATTAAAATAAAGACCGGAGCGCCCATAAAAGCTGTGATAATTCCTATCGGAATTTCGATGGGAGCTAATGTGGTTCTGCTAATAATATCTGCAGTGAGCAACAATAAACTACCAAAAAGGGCAGAGAGTGGTAAAACGATCCGGTAATCAGAGCCTAAAAGTAACCTTAAAATGTATGGGACAATAAGCCCTACAAAAGCAATGGTTCCTGCAAAAGCCACTGAGGCGCCAATCACCAATGATGATAACCAGATAATTTTAGCATGGTATTTTTTTACATTAATACCTAAATGTCTGGCATTTTCTTCACCAAGCATCATGGCATTTAAAGCCTTTCCATTTCCTAACAAGAAACTAATGCAAATAAGGTTGATCATAAAGAGAATAATCACTTTTGGCCAGTTGGCAGCACCAAGACTTCCTAAGCGCCAAAAGGTAAGATCTCGTAATTCATCATCTTTAGAAATAAAAGTTAGGAAGCCCGTAGTTGCCTCAGCGAGGGCAGCAATAGCAACACCGGCTAATAACATAATTACCACATGCGTTTTACCGTTTTTAAAAGATATGCTGTACACTAGCATCATCACTAAGAGTGCACCTAGAAAAGCGGCAATAGAAATTAAGGAATAGTGTAAGATTTCAGGAAGGAATTCTTTTATAGCACCACCCAAAACAATAGCCACGGCGGCAAAAAGCGCCGATCCCGAAGTTATCCCAATAATTCCTGGTGTGGCCAATGGATTTTTAAACATACCCTGTAATGATGTTCCTGTAACAGCAAGTCCTGCTCCCATAATTATTGCTAAGATGCTT encodes:
- a CDS encoding heme ABC transporter ATP-binding protein yields the protein MLEVHQLNISIKNRKLLQDINFSIKAGELFVIIGPNGAGKSTLLKALTEEINYSGEIHFQQKSIKNWATGNLAKTRAKFSQHHQQDIPLPVSEVVMMGRYPYFTSRPGIYDLKVVSESLELTEMSHFKNRLYNQLSGGEKQRVHLSRVFAQLNNEFQEKLLLLDEPLNNLDIYYQHKVLEAVRGFVKKGNMAAIVMHDLNLAAQFADRILLLKDGKTVKYGTPHQVLTSQTICNVYDFPCKVMSHPLAQTPMIVFGEEKSTSIIQNINP
- a CDS encoding hemin-degrading factor — protein: MSTTSLKQQWETLKEEQPQLRIRNAAQALNVSEAELLATKIDNGVTRLANKPKEILQEIESLGKVMALTRNESCVHERKGTYLNPSISKSPVGLFVGEDIDLRIFFMHWAFAFAVTEMARGKERLSLQFFAEDGMAIHKIYLTPKSDVAAYYALVEKYKAEVQSAELKTKVFSEEKNYKSDDEVALADFQRSWETLNDTHHFFGLLKKHNISRNQALRLAPSAYYADTIDKEKIVSMLENVAKQEVPIMVFVGNRGNIQIHTGEIKKTLWHQQWFNIMDPDFNLHLNMEQIKNCWVVRKPTDDGIVTSIECFDENEELIVQFFGKRKPGIPEIKEWQEVVAQLQQ
- a CDS encoding FecCD family ABC transporter permease; this encodes MQNRFKWYMSLGLILLIVAFIASSLLGVYQLNWNDFMLLFKSIFDDTVAVNPTDAYIFFDVRMPRSILAIIMGAGLAVTGTSLQGMFKNPLATPGIIGITSGSALFAAVAIVLGGAIKEFLPEILHYSLISIAAFLGALLVMMLVYSISFKNGKTHVVIMLLAGVAIAALAEATTGFLTFISKDDELRDLTFWRLGSLGAANWPKVIILFMINLICISFLLGNGKALNAMMLGEENARHLGINVKKYHAKIIWLSSLVIGASVAFAGTIAFVGLIVPYILRLLLGSDYRIVLPLSALFGSLLLLTADIISRTTLAPIEIPIGIITAFMGAPVFILILLQFKKAL